gaactttacggcgcttacgacgttttggtcgcgtggtacaggggGGCGATAtttgaatttcgatcgctcgatttcgtcacttgAAAATCGGTGGACAACGGCgacatgcaatttttttaaatacgagcGATAAAAATTGGGTATTGACCACTATTTCAATTCTactagtagaatttaaatgccttctagtggagatattattgaacAAAATACAAGAAATCGAGTGGTCGAAATTCGAAAATCGGCCCCgtgttgtgattgcgacaattttattgtttggtatgtcgtctctattaATAACTCAATGGTGGTAAGCACTTTTTCAATTAGCCTATCTCCACCGTGCCGAAGTGACCTAGCCTCATCTacgttttaaatacctatatgatTGTAAATACCAAACCTAAAGCATTAATCTTCTTCCCCATGTCCACCTTCGACGTACACTTAGTAGTCTTAAAAACGATATGCTCGAACAAGTGTGCGATGCCATTTTCGAATTCCAACTCGTACCGCGACCCAATGTCCGCAAATAAACCCACACATGCTTTACATCCCTCTTTATGCAATGtgacaacattgacaccatttaGAAGTTGTGTATGTTGGGGCTCGGGCTGGTTCCGAAGGAACTGGAGGAAGGTAGTTGGATAGCGATATTGGCGAGTAAAAGAAAGCGTGGGAATTAAATGGTGGCGTAGTAATCTTTGCATTTTGcttttatattgaaaaatagTTGGCTTATGAGCTTCTGACAATGTTTTCTGTCAGATAATGTCAAAGTTCCATAGATTAAAGTGTTATTTCTTCTACgctataaatacttactatacatatattattatactctttgccaTATACTTACTCTTTGATATAAACATTGACATTTTGTCGTCAGTATCCGAAAAACGCATAATCTTTACTTTGAAACAATGAACAGGATTGCTAGAAACCTTTTAAAAGTACATCGGCTGACATTCACAAGCAAACGTTATTTAGAATGCCCACTTCCAGCAGATTATTACGAGCCTGAGATTGTAATGGCGACAACAGACAATGGGGTTAGAGTATGTACTGAGCAGACGTGTTCTCCTCTCGCCTGCGTTTCCCTCTTCATCCAGACAGGCCCGCGATACGAGAATCCTGAATACAATGGAATAAACCACTTCATAGAACACATGGCTTTCAAAGGTTCACCGTGCATGTCCAAATCCTCCATAGAAAACTTCACCTACGCTTCCGGCTCGCGCCTCGACGCACGAACTACACAGGAGTTTCAAAGATTCACCATCACATGCACTCCCGAGTGGGTCCAGACTGCAACTCTCCTTCTCTGCGGAATTGTCAACCAATTGGAAATGGACGAGTGCGAGGTCCAACGCGAAAAAGATAATATGTGCCTAGAGCTGCAAGACGGAGACAGGAACTTCAAAACAATAGTTTTTGAGAACTTGATTCAGTCAGCGTTTCAAGGTACGAGTCTAGGTCAGAAGGTGATCGGGTCGTCGACGAATATAGCCCGATTTGACGGCTGCATGGCTCAGACATACGTGTGCTCTCACTACCAGCCTTGGAGACTGGTGTTCGCGAGCTCCGCTCCCGTTCAGAACGGGTTCATACTCGCCAAAGTGTGTAACATGCTAAACAGCATGCCCACGACCTGTCAGAACTCCGACCGCGGCGGCTGTAGATATACAGCCTCTTCTGTCATGTACCGTGACGATTCCAAAGAATTCCTCCATGTGGCGGTGGCTTTTGAAGCACCCGGCTTTTTAAGCGAGGATTACTTATCAATGCGAATACTTAAGAATGTAATTGGATCTTGGAGTAAGTCGACCTCTGTTATCGGGGCGTGGCCGGAGCTCGCGATGCGTTGCGTTGACACGGAACTCTGTAATAGCTTCGAGAGCTTCTACATAACTTTTGGTGATGTCGGTCTTTGGGGGGTTTACTTCGTGTGCGGGAAGATGGACTCGGAAGATTTCTTACACAATTGGCAGAATGTTTTGAAATCCATGTGTTGCTCGTTGAGAAATAGCGATGCCTTGCGCGCGAAGCGGGCGACGAAGTTGGAGATGTCTAAAGAGCGAGCAGGCGCTTACAATTCGAGCGTGTCTATGGGTAAAGAGATCTTGTATAGGGACATGCGGCCTTCGCTGAAGGATTACGGACGTGCCGTGGACATCTTGGAGACGCATGAGCTGCAGGAGTTAGCCTACAAGATAATCTACAACGCGCAGCCGGTGATATCGGCCGCTGGCCCCACGGAAGGTATTCCCGACTATAACAGGCTTGCTGCTAGTCAGTATTGGATTCGATGGTAAAACATCAATTCTATTGTTGCCCCGAAGAATACAAATAACAACACGTCTTGTATTCATATGAATCTGTCAGCgccatttatatatataataatataatattatcacCTGCTCTCTCCTCTGTATTATTCTACcatcaaaattaaaatgaatgGGTGCGCCCATCATGAATGCTACACTTACTCGTAATTACTGTGTAATTCTATTCATCCATCATTAGTTCCATTCTTccattatttagttaatttgaaaaactaCGAAAACTTGCTTGGTACCGCTGTGTTGTAAGACTTGTAagtacatcacacgtttagggggagggagggagtccagaaaatgtgacatgttgtgacaagggagAGGggagagtcacaaactttgtgacgtcacattaacttcATCAGTAACCGAAAAtcgatttaaattattttattctctgtacagttaaataacaagtttttggaacgataatcgtttttattagttcaactttttttattaatcagttttgggttatggatttatggcgttattaatatttcttttgtcaaaaatattttataaaatattaataatacctacttaattccatttgccgatttcgttgaaaaagtgtgacgtcacaccaggggggaggggtttgccaaatggggaggggtaaaaaaaacgtagaaattcgtgtgaggtaatagggaatattactcgAAACTGCGTACGGGGCGCCActgccacaatctgagggtctatcgcgaaacaagaaaatcgaaatttcgttatctaacgtctctgtcactcttgcatatacgAGCGATAatgaggcagatagcgaaatttcgactTCATGGAAgtgacacacgattaaaactaaaatatcaaaaaatttatatatacatatatatatatataatgtatttatgtgcataaatgatttatttatttgtatttattaattttatatgagTTTGGCCCATGTCTtccactgatatgtgttaaaattgttaaaaaacgaaaccgtcaacgccatctag
The Cydia strobilella chromosome Z, ilCydStro3.1, whole genome shotgun sequence genome window above contains:
- the LOC134754536 gene encoding cytochrome b-c1 complex subunit 1, mitochondrial-like, yielding MATTDNGVRVCTEQTCSPLACVSLFIQTGPRYENPEYNGINHFIEHMAFKGSPCMSKSSIENFTYASGSRLDARTTQEFQRFTITCTPEWVQTATLLLCGIVNQLEMDECEVQREKDNMCLELQDGDRNFKTIVFENLIQSAFQGTSLGQKVIGSSTNIARFDGCMAQTYVCSHYQPWRLVFASSAPVQNGFILAKVCNMLNSMPTTCQNSDRGGCRYTASSVMYRDDSKEFLHVAVAFEAPGFLSEDYLSMRILKNVIGSWSKSTSVIGAWPELAMRCVDTELCNSFESFYITFGDVGLWGVYFVCGKMDSEDFLHNWQNVLKSMCCSLRNSDALRAKRATKLEMSKERAGAYNSSVSMGKEILYRDMRPSLKDYGRAVDILETHELQELAYKIIYNAQPVISAAGPTEGIPDYNRLAASQYWIRW